The window GACAAGCGTGCGAACCTCGCGGCCCGTTACATCGTACACCTTCAATGTCACAGGCTCGGCTAAAGGTATGGCAAAGCTTATGGTAGCGGTTTTCGTGAACGGGTTAGGCATCACGTTATCGAGTCTGAACTCGAGAGGCTTAGGACCGGAAGTTTCTTCCTCTCCTCTCGAGTAGTAGCCTTGAGTGGAGCCGTCGGACTCGTATAGTATGAGCCTTGCAAGCGTGGCGTCCGTGCCCGTTATCTTTACCCTCATCGTAGTGTCGCCAGACTCTATCACGAAGTTGTAGCGGGTCAGCGAGCTGTCAGAAACGATTACCGTGTCCGTGTCGCTGCCCACGCTCACGACAAAGCTCTTTGTCGCGTTCGTGTCGTCGTAGAAGAACTCCAGTGCAAGGTTGTAGTCCATGGATGCGTCGAGGCCGTCAAGGGTGTAGATCAGGGAGTCCACTCCCCAGTCAACCTTGTAGGCTCCGAAGTCGCGTGTAGAGCTCCTGTATGTCGTGTATGGGGTAGCCTCTGCGCCGCATTCGAAGTATATCACGGGTAGGATGTCGTCGCATTCGGAGCGATGGCTCGTCACGTAGTAGTTCGAACCCGAAAGGGCTGTCCATTCAAAAGCAAGATGTTTACTTGATAACCTTGAAAGATAGACGTGCGGGTTGTATACGGAATCTGCCATCTCTTCTGTCGCAGTCGTTTTGAACAAGGGGTTGTAGGTGACGAGTTTTGCCTTGTTGTCCTGTGTGCTGATTAGGGTGTATACGCCTGAGGAGGTCGTTATGCCCTTTACCGAACCCTTGAATAGGGTGTCTGTGCCGCGCCAGAACGTGTCGCCCACGCACCGCCACTTGCGAAGAACTATGCTGTCAGACGGAGTACGCTTAGCATAGGTCAGATACACGTTGCCTTCCGTTATGTCTATAGCAGGCCAGGCGAGCGCAGAATCGCTTACGGTATCCACTTCTGCAATGCTTCCTATCCTGGAGACAAAGATGTTCTTGTTGCCGTATACGAAAGAAAGGTATAGGTTATCGTCATCATCTACAGCCATTGCAGGTGCGCAGTATATCGGTGAAAGCGATGCGCCTGTCATGCCGTAAAGGGTGTCTATCTTGATTCCGGAACCGCCAGCTGTCTTGTGGAAGTTGAGAAGAGCAATGGAGTTTAAAGTAGAAGGGCTATTACCCTTAGCAATAAAAGCACTGGTATAAGAAGTATCATCCATTGATATAACTCTGGGTTCAGATATGATCTGAGCCCATGATCCACGCGCTGCTACTAGTGGATTGAAAGAAGGAGCATATACATTACGCTGGTAAAGAGACTGATCACTAGTTGATGCATTTACCCACGAGATGACGGCTGTGTCGTTAACCATACCCACTGACGGGTAACTGCCCGTGGCAGCTATCGTAATAGAAGTGTCCCACTCGTTGCCGTCGTCTGACTCCGAATATATCACGTTGCCCGATGAGTTCGTGAATACCATGCACTCCTTTGAGGAGCCCGCAACCTGCTTGCCAGACGTGTACGCGGTCGAGTTGATGCTTCCCGAGCCATTTGCGATTGAGTACTGGTGCTCGGAGAAGCCGTAGAATGAATCGTTCTCGACGTGTACCCAGTAACGGAACACGAGCGAAGGCGTGGGTTTGTTGGGGACTCGACTCCAGGTATAGGAACCTTTGTATCCCGTATAGACTATTGTATCGGTATCTACCATCTCGGTCCTTATCGTGCCATAAGTGCCGTCTCTGTCCGGGTCAATATCCGAAACAAGACGGGTGAAGGTCGCGCCGCCGTTCACCGAGTAGTCTATATCCAGTCCGTCAGGCGATGAGCCTTCTTCGCATATAACTCCCCAGGGTATTGTTCCGCTCCCGCCTGGTACATAGGGAGGGGGACAGCTTAACTTCGGATCATCAGGCATAGGGTCCCATGGCGCAGTAGGCAATATCGAAAAGCCAGCACTCTGGCCATAACCGAGGACGACATCGTCCGTGTAATTATAAGGTGTTCCTTTGTTATCGTATGCATATACGCGTACGAAAGCCGTATGGTTGTAGTTCTGCTCGTTCGAGGGAACCGCCCAAACCTGTTCACGTTTAGAGTATGGAGCCACAGGGCTAGGCGATACGTACTTCCATGTGCCGCTCAAACCATTGCTCGTGTACTTTAGAACGAAATAGATGTTTTCAGGAGGGTTATTTTTGTTGCTGTATGTCCATTTGATGGGATGATTGTAGCCGGCACTGACATTCTCCCTGTGCGGCTCTGTTACGGTAAGCGATGGTATCTGACCGCCACCCGGGTCTCCTATTCCGAAAACAGGACCTGACAGGATAGCACCACTATCACCATCCCAAGAGGGAATCGAGTAGTGACTCCATTGAACAGCTATCAACTTCTGTGCAGTTCTTCCTGAAAACACGTCTTCGTAGTCATAATGCATATTGCGCGTAAAGCTTTCCCATTCATTAAGACAAGTTCCAGAAGTCCCCATATCTACATAACCCGGTTGGGTCCAAAGGTCGCTGTTATTGCGGCAATAATGCATCCAGTTTGTATCGTCTTGATCGTCGACAATCAATAGTGACAACCTCGCAGCAACAGCCTTGTCGCACTGTGACCAGCTTACTATAAGGTTTTCGGTAACAGGTCCTGTTAGGCTTACGTTTACTTCCTTGCGCATGCTGGGCCACGGATCCAGAGCTGTACTTCCAGACCCTCCGTTGTTATCAACCTTAAAGTCAACATTGCCTAGGCCGTCGCCTGACCAGCGGATGTCAGCGTTTGCGTCGCCGCCCCAGCAGTCTATGTACCACTCGTTCAAGTTCGGGTAATTCTTACTGATTACCATATTGTCAACATAGCATTTGAAATCGCCTTCTTCATCGGCAATGCTGTCGGCATAACACATGACTAGATCAGTAAGCTCATATCCGCTTGCCGGGGTAATGTTGTAGATCATATCAACCCATTGTCCTTTTGGGAAGCTCATGTAGTCTGGAGCCATGCGTGTTCCAAAACGGTCAATACAGTATCCATAATCGTCGTCGAAAAGCCGTGAAAGCCAGCCGTCAGGTTCTGATGCTTTTGCGCTCTTGCCATCGAAGGCGACTCTCGCCACGGTTCTGTTGTTGTAGGTGGGGCAATCCTTAACGTAGAGCTTGGCGTAAAGGAACAGCGGTTTTGAGTCGAATGTTTTCTGGACGTCGACGATCTTTCGGTAAAGGCATTCACCATAAGGGGATTCGCTGTCTTCATTACGGTCGGTTCCTGAAAACTTGAAACAGTAAAGATAACCGCCGGATGGTGGTGTAATTCCCTCCTCCGTGTATTCTACAGTTCTTGCAATAGGCAATCTTACACCCTCTCGGGAACTGGCTCGGTATGCCCAAGGCATATTGACGTAGGGGTAGTCGAATGGAGGTTCAAAACTCGCAACGTCGGAGGAAAGATTATTATAACTCCAAGTTTCATGGTAAACAACAGTTGCATGGTAAGGAGCAAACTTATTTGGATCGCATGGTGCCCAGGTTGTTGTGGGGAGATTGTAGAAGAATAGCCCGTCTTTTTTCTTTTTGAGAAAATAGAAATAAGTAGTCATCGTAACAGAGTTAGTCCCTTGCGAACGTCCAATATACTCCCTTGCGTTGTTTGGAGAAGTATAGTTGTAACCAGTTACATTCATCCATGCTATTGGTGGATTACTCTGGAATGAAGCTCTTCCTGTAGTTACTTCAAGTTTGTATACATCAGCCTTGTAAGTTCCGGAAGGGTATTTTGTTTCGTCCGGGCTAGGAGGAGATGTAAATTCAACCTCTACATCGGTGTCGACTTGAGATAGGTAAGGACCGGGATAACTGGTCTTAGATAGGTAGTAAGGTGGAATGACCCATTGGCATGCTT is drawn from bacterium and contains these coding sequences:
- a CDS encoding T9SS type A sorting domain-containing protein, with product MAWLLKLSARDITASPASSGWDTYTGYGCVDAEKACQWVIPPYYLSKTSYPGPYLSQVDTDVEVEFTSPPSPDETKYPSGTYKADVYKLEVTTGRASFQSNPPIAWMNVTGYNYTSPNNAREYIGRSQGTNSVTMTTYFYFLKKKKDGLFFYNLPTTTWAPCDPNKFAPYHATVVYHETWSYNNLSSDVASFEPPFDYPYVNMPWAYRASSREGVRLPIARTVEYTEEGITPPSGGYLYCFKFSGTDRNEDSESPYGECLYRKIVDVQKTFDSKPLFLYAKLYVKDCPTYNNRTVARVAFDGKSAKASEPDGWLSRLFDDDYGYCIDRFGTRMAPDYMSFPKGQWVDMIYNITPASGYELTDLVMCYADSIADEEGDFKCYVDNMVISKNYPNLNEWYIDCWGGDANADIRWSGDGLGNVDFKVDNNGGSGSTALDPWPSMRKEVNVSLTGPVTENLIVSWSQCDKAVAARLSLLIVDDQDDTNWMHYCRNNSDLWTQPGYVDMGTSGTCLNEWESFTRNMHYDYEDVFSGRTAQKLIAVQWSHYSIPSWDGDSGAILSGPVFGIGDPGGGQIPSLTVTEPHRENVSAGYNHPIKWTYSNKNNPPENIYFVLKYTSNGLSGTWKYVSPSPVAPYSKREQVWAVPSNEQNYNHTAFVRVYAYDNKGTPYNYTDDVVLGYGQSAGFSILPTAPWDPMPDDPKLSCPPPYVPGGSGTIPWGVICEEGSSPDGLDIDYSVNGGATFTRLVSDIDPDRDGTYGTIRTEMVDTDTIVYTGYKGSYTWSRVPNKPTPSLVFRYWVHVENDSFYGFSEHQYSIANGSGSINSTAYTSGKQVAGSSKECMVFTNSSGNVIYSESDDGNEWDTSITIAATGSYPSVGMVNDTAVISWVNASTSDQSLYQRNVYAPSFNPLVAARGSWAQIISEPRVISMDDTSYTSAFIAKGNSPSTLNSIALLNFHKTAGGSGIKIDTLYGMTGASLSPIYCAPAMAVDDDDNLYLSFVYGNKNIFVSRIGSIAEVDTVSDSALAWPAIDITEGNVYLTYAKRTPSDSIVLRKWRCVGDTFWRGTDTLFKGSVKGITTSSGVYTLISTQDNKAKLVTYNPLFKTTATEEMADSVYNPHVYLSRLSSKHLAFEWTALSGSNYYVTSHRSECDDILPVIYFECGAEATPYTTYRSSTRDFGAYKVDWGVDSLIYTLDGLDASMDYNLALEFFYDDTNATKSFVVSVGSDTDTVIVSDSSLTRYNFVIESGDTTMRVKITGTDATLARLILYESDGSTQGYYSRGEEETSGPKPLEFRLDNVMPNPFTKTATISFAIPLAEPVTLKVYDVTGREVRTLVNGPVAAGVHSVNWDGKDNQARPLAFGVYFVRMATKDFNASRKAVLLK